CGGATCAGAtgttgcttcctctcttccttgctCCAGTAGCGGCCCATCTTCATCTCACTCACTGCATCGTCATCAGTGGTCATACCACTGCGTTCCTCTCGGATCTTCAGGGCCCTGGCCTTCAGCAGCCGATCTCGCACAGGTCGCTTGGCCACATAGCGGGTTCCATCACTTCGTACCTTCACCTTCCACTCCATTCGGGGTGCTTCAACAGCTGCAgccaccaccccacccacccgAGGACCACTAGCCAAGCTCAAGGAGCCATGGCCAAGATCCTCCAGGGTGCGTGGTGGGGCCAACTGCACACAGCTGTGGTACTGCTCAATCTCCTGGCCACGATGGCGCCTGGAGAGGTAAGGGCTGCCTTCAGGGCCCACACGCTCCAGAGTAACACTTGTCTTGGTGCTCCGGCGGACGCGCTCTTCTGTGTGCTGTCTCCGGCCCACTTCAGGATCCCGAGAGAGTGATCGGAACTTAGCTGGGCTCCCTGGTGAAGGAGCCCCCTTGAGGTGGGCGGTGACAGGAGGGCCAGAAGGGGTCCGGTTCAAGTTGGAATTGCCAGCAGCAGATCGCTTCAGCGGGCTCTCAGGAAGAGGCTCCACAAGAAGTGGAGTGCTGCGGCAGCTCTCCCCAGTGTTGTAAGCGCTGGTGCTATCTTTGTCTGATTTCTCTGGCAGTTCAGAGATATCAGACAGCTCATGCTTTTTGGGCTCACTGGCTGCCAGGTCATAGAGActctcctcctccagcagccagGCCTTCATACAGCGCTCCCGCAACTGCTGCATCTTCTGTGCCCGCAAGATATTGCGGCACTTGAACTCTAGGTGCCGAAGCTCTTCCTCCAGCATGGCCATCTCATGGCCTAGGCTCTCATTGCGGTTGACATCTAGGGCACTATTGCCACTGGAGGCCCGGGAGAAGAAGATGCCCAGCTGGTTGCCATTTTCCAGGTGGCACTTGATCTCCAGCAGCTCCCGGTAGCGTTCATACTCCTCATCAGTGAGCCCAGGTAGGTCAGCccctcccagccctgccccctcaGCTAACAGAGAATCCATGCTGAAGTGGAAGTCCCTGCTCTGTAGGGCATCCCCTTGTAGACCAAATTTTCTCAGGCTTCCAGGGGTGTTGGTGGTGCTGGGAGGTTCATCCCCCAGCAGGTCATGTTCAGAGCTCTCTTCATTTCGGGTACTCTCATCAGTCCGGCCCACCCCGCTGTCCAGGTCTTGGCTGTTGTTCAAGCCTGGGCCCCCATCAGGAGCCCCCTTCTCATCATTTCCAATCTGGGACAGAAATGACAAACATAGTCAGTTAGATTCTCACAGACAAGTGTGCTGCAGAAAGACTAGAAAGTTCACAGCTTGCTCCTCTCCAGGTCCATGCTGGAAGACAGTAAacacatttcctttctccttcctccctctctttccctaccCAGTTAGCaggccttcttccttccttacctGCTGGACAGGGGGTGACTTTAGCTTCCGAGCACGAGGGTCCCCTTCATTCTCAGATCCAAAGTCATCTAGGAAGtcatctctgtcactgtctttCCACCGCTTTGCTAGCTGCAGAGACAAACATGAGCTAGTCAATACTTAAAGACCTCCCCAATGCCCTTCCACTAGACCCTATGCATTCAGTAAAGTAAAACATATCAACAGCCTTCAAGACAGAAAGCCTGTGAGGGGCCCTGTGTcgccctttccttctttctttcttttttttttttttttttttttttttttttttttttgagacagggtttctctgtatagccctggctagcctggaactcactttgtagaccaggctgacttcgaactcagaaatctgcctgcctctgcctcccgagtgctgggattaaaggcatgcaccaccacgcccggcttatgtGTTACCCTTTCATAAAGACATACACACCTGGCTCTCAGGTCGGGCCACCAGCAGAGAGATGTTGGTGTTCTCCTCCTGGCTCAGGATGGCCACTGCCTCCTCTCGGTTTTGGACATCCATTCCATTAATCTGCAGAGGTTTAGAGAATAGTTAACAAGAATGCTAGTGGGGGACTCTGGCTGTGCCACGGACAGGGTCTTGAACTCTGGGAAGGCATAAATTAGCAGAATGCATTAGGGAAAAGGATGGCCTGGCCTGTATAAGAGCATATGTGCTCAGAAATGGAGGAGTAGAAGTGGAGGGTAAAGAGGGCAGGGAGGTTCTGGCAGGAATACATGGATGGGAGCTACTCAGGGCAGTTGAGCAGAACAGAGATGAGATTTGGCTCAGGACATGGTAGATTCCAGGGTGGAAGGCCAGGTTCTCAGCAGAAAAGATCTAGGAAGGGGTTGAAAAGAAGGCAGGGCAGGCACGGCAGCCTGATTTCTAGTGCTCACCTGGATGATTCTGTCTCCCTCACGGATCCGGCCATCTTTGGCTGCAATGCTGTTGGGATTTACCTGCAGGACACATGCATCTTGGGGACTTTGGCAACTTTGATGccattttcagtgtgtgtgtgtgtgtgtgtgtgtgtgtgtgtgtgtgtgtgtgtgtgtgtgtaagtggggAAAATGCCAGTCTTGCTCACTTTCCCACTTCATCTCAGACTAGCAGCTTCTAAGCtttaggaagcaggagtgggacaGTGAGCTGAGGCAGTTTGCTCCATCAGCTTGGGAGATACAGGGTGACCAGAAGCAGTTCCCTAGACCCTACCCAACACTTCAGTGGTTTTGCCTCTATCCCTTGTACTACTATACTGTATAtataagtctttctttcttttttttcagtgctaaGGAACCTATAGCCTTGTGTATGCTAAAAaagtactttaccactgagctatatccccaactTCATtgaagctttattttctttttcttttcttttttcttttgttttttgtttggtttttttttttttttgcatgtatgtgcacagctGCATGAAAGTATTGGTGGaatccagaagaaggtattggattctctggagttagaggtggttgtgagacatctatgtgatttctgggaactgaactcgggtcctttgaAAAAGCAGTAAGAATCATCCTTCTAGAACACTTCCCATATACATACTCCCTTTTAAAACAGTCTCAGTATATAGCTCTAATTAACCTCaagctcacagaaatctacctgtctttgccttctaAGTGCCTCTGAGTTACCCACATCcaacttatttgttttttaaatagggtctcCTGCAGTTCAGGGTGACCATGAACTCCTAACACTACAAAGTGCAGGGACTACGGAGGCATGAtataccacacccagctcagagatctttctttcttttgtggggaGTGAGGGGGCAGGAACTAGGCACTGGCACATGACTAGATGCTTCTTcataatgaaaatacataaagTTGAGTGTTCTGGGCATTGGGACCTTTTCCATTTGTGAGAGTAGCTTTAGTAGGATAGTGCTAGCATACATAGGCATCtgccaaaaggaagaaaatggggagAGAAGGTGGGCCCCATTAAATCAATCCTTGATGCCTGGGTACAGGTCAGCAGGGCTGTCTCCTTGGATATACTGAAACCATAGCCACCCTGGCCTTGACACCAACAACCTACTGTGACACCTAGTGGGTAGTTAGGACCTCTGGGCAGCCCTAAAGCCTGGACAGACTTTGTGGAAAGACCACAGAGCTGGACTAGAACAGCTCTGGGGCACGGTGTGCCAAAGCCTGCTGCAGCACCTCTCCATACCTCTCCAACGTAGATGCCTAGGTCCTCCTCCTCATCTGTGCGATAGCACACCATCAGGCCCAGCTTGTCTTGGTGGCTGTTTTTACACAGCTCCACCTCCTGCCACAAGAGGTAGGGGAGGAAGTAGAGGTATAAAGAACTGAAGTGTATAAGCAAGGACGCCTGCAGCCTTGGCCCAGACCCTTGCCCCTAGCACCCTCTTGCCTTCTGCTTCAGTTACCTGAACTGAGTGTATAGCCCTTCCCTTTGAGGGTTCCCTTCTCTTACCATCCTAAATGTGCGAGTGTTCAGTGGTTTCCCTACCAGGAAACGCCCAAGACACAAGATGTACAGAACACACAGGACACAGACATGCATGGGACACAGAGTCACCAACAGAGACACACTACTTCACCCACACCCTCCCTGACTCAGGCTGCTCTCTACTGGGAAAGGTCATGAGGCCcagccaccagggggcagcaggAGCCAAGCCTGGGCAGAGCTGCAGAAAGTGGGCCTGCAGACTCTTGGTGGCTGCAGGTTCTGGCCAGGCAGGCCAGCCACTAGGCTCACCTCGTACTCCAGCTCGTCCATTCGCTC
This window of the Mus pahari chromosome X, PAHARI_EIJ_v1.1, whole genome shotgun sequence genome carries:
- the Pdzd4 gene encoding PDZ domain-containing protein 4 isoform X2, whose product is MGCNMCVVQKPEEQYKVMLQVNGKELSKLSQEQTLEALRASKEPLVIQVLRRSPRLRGDSSCHDLQLVDSGTQTDITFEHIMALGKLRPPTPPMGILEPYVLSELPPINHEYYDPAEFMEGGPQEAERMDELEYEEVELCKNSHQDKLGLMVCYRTDEEEDLGIYVGEINGMDVQNREEAVAILSQEENTNISLLVARPESQLAKRWKDSDRDDFLDDFGSENEGDPRARKLKSPPVQQIGNDEKGAPDGGPGLNNSQDLDSGVGRTDESTRNEESSEHDLLGDEPPSTTNTPGSLRKFGLQGDALQSRDFHFSMDSLLAEGAGLGGADLPGLTDEEYERYRELLEIKCHLENGNQLGIFFSRASSGNSALDVNRNESLGHEMAMLEEELRHLEFKCRNILRAQKMQQLRERCMKAWLLEEESLYDLAASEPKKHELSDISELPEKSDKDSTSAYNTGESCRSTPLLVEPLPESPLKRSAAGNSNLNRTPSGPPVTAHLKGAPSPGSPAKFRSLSRDPEVGRRQHTEERVRRSTKTSVTLERVGPEGSPYLSRRHRGQEIEQYHSCVQLAPPRTLEDLGHGSLSLASGPRVGGVVAAAVEAPRMEWKVKVRSDGTRYVAKRPVRDRLLKARALKIREERSGMTTDDDAVSEMKMGRYWSKEERKQHLIRAREQRKRREFMMQSRLECLREQQNGDSKPELNIIALSHRKTMKKRNKKILDNWITIQEMLAHGARSADGKRIYNPLLSVTTV
- the Pdzd4 gene encoding PDZ domain-containing protein 4 isoform X1 — protein: MGCNMCVVQKPEEQYKVMLQVNGKELSKLSQEQTLEALRASKEPLVIQVLRRSPRLRGDSSCHDLQLVDSGTQTDITFEHIMALGKLRPPTPPMGILEPYVLSELPPINHEYYDPAEFMEGGPQEAERMDELEYEEVELCKNSHQDKLGLMVCYRTDEEEDLGIYVGEVNPNSIAAKDGRIREGDRIIQINGMDVQNREEAVAILSQEENTNISLLVARPESQLAKRWKDSDRDDFLDDFGSENEGDPRARKLKSPPVQQIGNDEKGAPDGGPGLNNSQDLDSGVGRTDESTRNEESSEHDLLGDEPPSTTNTPGSLRKFGLQGDALQSRDFHFSMDSLLAEGAGLGGADLPGLTDEEYERYRELLEIKCHLENGNQLGIFFSRASSGNSALDVNRNESLGHEMAMLEEELRHLEFKCRNILRAQKMQQLRERCMKAWLLEEESLYDLAASEPKKHELSDISELPEKSDKDSTSAYNTGESCRSTPLLVEPLPESPLKRSAAGNSNLNRTPSGPPVTAHLKGAPSPGSPAKFRSLSRDPEVGRRQHTEERVRRSTKTSVTLERVGPEGSPYLSRRHRGQEIEQYHSCVQLAPPRTLEDLGHGSLSLASGPRVGGVVAAAVEAPRMEWKVKVRSDGTRYVAKRPVRDRLLKARALKIREERSGMTTDDDAVSEMKMGRYWSKEERKQHLIRAREQRKRREFMMQSRLECLREQQNGDSKPELNIIALSHRKTMKKRNKKILDNWITIQEMLAHGARSADGKRIYNPLLSVTTV
- the Pdzd4 gene encoding PDZ domain-containing protein 4 isoform X3, translating into MGCNMCVVQKPEEQYKVMLQEVELCKNSHQDKLGLMVCYRTDEEEDLGIYVGEVNPNSIAAKDGRIREGDRIIQINGMDVQNREEAVAILSQEENTNISLLVARPESQLAKRWKDSDRDDFLDDFGSENEGDPRARKLKSPPVQQIGNDEKGAPDGGPGLNNSQDLDSGVGRTDESTRNEESSEHDLLGDEPPSTTNTPGSLRKFGLQGDALQSRDFHFSMDSLLAEGAGLGGADLPGLTDEEYERYRELLEIKCHLENGNQLGIFFSRASSGNSALDVNRNESLGHEMAMLEEELRHLEFKCRNILRAQKMQQLRERCMKAWLLEEESLYDLAASEPKKHELSDISELPEKSDKDSTSAYNTGESCRSTPLLVEPLPESPLKRSAAGNSNLNRTPSGPPVTAHLKGAPSPGSPAKFRSLSRDPEVGRRQHTEERVRRSTKTSVTLERVGPEGSPYLSRRHRGQEIEQYHSCVQLAPPRTLEDLGHGSLSLASGPRVGGVVAAAVEAPRMEWKVKVRSDGTRYVAKRPVRDRLLKARALKIREERSGMTTDDDAVSEMKMGRYWSKEERKQHLIRAREQRKRREFMMQSRLECLREQQNGDSKPELNIIALSHRKTMKKRNKKILDNWITIQEMLAHGARSADGKRIYNPLLSVTTV
- the Pdzd4 gene encoding PDZ domain-containing protein 4 isoform X4 translates to MGCNMCVVQKPEEQYKVMLQVNPNSIAAKDGRIREGDRIIQINGMDVQNREEAVAILSQEENTNISLLVARPESQLAKRWKDSDRDDFLDDFGSENEGDPRARKLKSPPVQQIGNDEKGAPDGGPGLNNSQDLDSGVGRTDESTRNEESSEHDLLGDEPPSTTNTPGSLRKFGLQGDALQSRDFHFSMDSLLAEGAGLGGADLPGLTDEEYERYRELLEIKCHLENGNQLGIFFSRASSGNSALDVNRNESLGHEMAMLEEELRHLEFKCRNILRAQKMQQLRERCMKAWLLEEESLYDLAASEPKKHELSDISELPEKSDKDSTSAYNTGESCRSTPLLVEPLPESPLKRSAAGNSNLNRTPSGPPVTAHLKGAPSPGSPAKFRSLSRDPEVGRRQHTEERVRRSTKTSVTLERVGPEGSPYLSRRHRGQEIEQYHSCVQLAPPRTLEDLGHGSLSLASGPRVGGVVAAAVEAPRMEWKVKVRSDGTRYVAKRPVRDRLLKARALKIREERSGMTTDDDAVSEMKMGRYWSKEERKQHLIRAREQRKRREFMMQSRLECLREQQNGDSKPELNIIALSHRKTMKKRNKKILDNWITIQEMLAHGARSADGKRIYNPLLSVTTV